One part of the Moorena sp. SIOASIH genome encodes these proteins:
- a CDS encoding type II secretion system F family protein: MPTFIAQVRDKSGKSKKEKIDAATPEQARSMLEHRYAAVGSVKKSLDVDFSLSSLSEKFTNVTIKDKAVFSRQFAAMVNAGVAIVRCLGVLGEQCSNPKLKKALMNISAEVQQGTNLSDAMRKHPDCFDDLYVSMVQAGEVGGVLDEVLNRLAKLLEDMNRLQNQIKSAMAYPSVVGFLALLVFLAMTMFLIPIFAGIFQDLGTELPALTKFMLWLSGILRSWKVLIPIAVVIVLVTAFKYYYKTPMGKLQIDGLQLKMPLFGELNEKGSVARFCRVFGSLTRSGVPILNSLDIVRDTAGNQVISNAINSAKNEIQQGGMISLALQRENIFPPLAIQMISIGEETGELDSMVMKVADFYEDEVEQAVKALTSILEPIMIVVLGGMVGVILISMYLPMFKVFETMG, from the coding sequence ATGCCTACTTTTATTGCTCAAGTTCGGGACAAATCAGGCAAATCTAAAAAAGAAAAAATTGACGCTGCTACTCCTGAACAAGCCCGGAGCATGCTAGAACATCGGTATGCTGCTGTTGGCAGCGTCAAGAAAAGCTTAGATGTTGACTTTAGCCTATCAAGCCTTTCTGAAAAATTTACCAATGTCACGATCAAAGACAAAGCGGTGTTTTCTCGTCAGTTTGCCGCTATGGTTAATGCTGGTGTGGCTATCGTCCGATGTCTTGGGGTATTAGGGGAACAGTGTTCTAATCCTAAGCTGAAAAAGGCGTTGATGAACATCAGTGCTGAGGTCCAACAAGGAACTAATCTATCGGATGCCATGCGTAAGCATCCAGATTGTTTTGATGATCTTTATGTGAGTATGGTTCAGGCTGGTGAGGTTGGGGGTGTGCTTGATGAAGTGCTCAACCGATTAGCTAAGCTGCTCGAAGATATGAATCGCCTGCAAAACCAAATCAAATCAGCTATGGCTTACCCAAGTGTGGTAGGATTCTTAGCCCTACTGGTTTTTCTGGCAATGACAATGTTTCTGATCCCAATCTTTGCTGGGATATTTCAAGATTTAGGAACGGAATTGCCAGCTTTAACTAAGTTTATGTTATGGTTGAGCGGCATCCTCAGAAGTTGGAAAGTATTGATTCCCATTGCTGTTGTAATTGTATTAGTTACAGCTTTTAAGTATTACTATAAAACCCCAATGGGTAAGTTACAAATTGATGGCTTGCAGTTGAAAATGCCTTTGTTTGGTGAGTTGAATGAAAAAGGCTCTGTAGCTCGCTTTTGCCGAGTGTTTGGCTCCTTAACTCGTTCGGGAGTACCGATCCTGAATTCCTTAGATATTGTTAGAGATACAGCGGGTAACCAGGTAATTTCTAATGCTATTAACTCAGCTAAGAATGAGATTCAACAGGGTGGGATGATTAGCCTAGCTTTACAACGAGAAAACATTTTTCCTCCTCTAGCAATTCAAATGATTAGTATTGGAGAAGAAACGGGTGAGTTGGATTCTATGGTGATGAAAGTTGCTGACTTCTATGAAGATGAAGTGGAGCAAGCGGTTAAAGCACTAACTAGTATCTTGGAACCAATTATGATTGTGGTTTTGGGAGGCATGGTTGGTGTGATATTGATATCTATGTATTTACCAATGTT